One segment of Leptodactylus fuscus isolate aLepFus1 chromosome 7, aLepFus1.hap2, whole genome shotgun sequence DNA contains the following:
- the GREM1 gene encoding gremlin-1 codes for MYRLVYSLGPMFLLFGLLVPNIEGNKKVRGSQGAIPPPDKGQPNDSEQSQTGPGTQVKGKGKGQALVAEEVLESSQEALHVTERKYLKRDWCKTQPLKQTIHEEGCNKRTILNRFCYGQCNSFYIPRHIRREEGSFQSCSFCKPKKFTTMVVTLHCPELQPPTKKKRITRVKQCRCISIDLD; via the coding sequence ATGTACCGTTTGGTTTATTCACTGGGACCCATGTTCCTTCTCTTCGGACTCCTGGTACCAAACATTGAAGGGAATAAAAAGGTTCGTGGATCTCAAGGGGCCATTCCTCCTCCTGACAAAGGGCAGCCCAATGACTCTGAACAAAGTCAGACAGGGCCAGGGACTCAGGTCAAAGGTAAAGGAAAAGGACAAGCTCTGGTAGCTGAGGAAGTGCTGGAGTCCAGCCAGGAAGCACTACATGTTACTGAAAGAAAGTATCTGAAGAGGGACTGGTGTAAGACACAGCCATTGAAGCAAACCATCCACGAGGAAGGATGCAACAAACGCACCATCCTCAACAGGTTCTGCTATGGGCAGTGCAACTCTTTCTACATTCCCCGCCATATCCGTCGGGAGGAAGGATCCTTCCAGTCCTGCTCATTCTGCAAACCTAAAAAATTCACTACCATGGTGGTTACACTCCATTGCCCTGAGCTACAGCCACCCACAAAGAAGAAAAGAATAACACGTGTCAAGCAGTGTCGCTGCATCTCTATAGATCTGGACTAG